The Prevotella melaninogenica ATCC 25845 genome includes a window with the following:
- a CDS encoding glycoside hydrolase family 25 protein: MKLKKIIMLIACIFSFAGLKAQYTIQCEDTCSHVHGLDMSHYQGDVWWETVAENSNHKLNYVYLKATEGGTRIDQRYLENIEAAQRYGMNVGSYHFYRPAIPQEEQLRNFRMQCRPQDQDLIPMVDIETTGGLSTEALRDSLQRFLVLMTQEYGVKPLVYTYTNFYNRYLSGALDGYKLFIAQYNGREPELNDGRDIFAWQYTGKGRINGVRGYVDKSRLMGNHSMRELRFRRKR, encoded by the coding sequence ATGAAGTTAAAAAAGATAATAATGCTCATCGCCTGCATATTCTCTTTTGCAGGTCTGAAGGCACAATATACTATCCAATGCGAAGACACCTGCAGCCATGTTCATGGGCTTGACATGAGCCATTACCAAGGCGATGTATGGTGGGAAACAGTAGCTGAAAACAGCAATCATAAGCTCAATTACGTTTACTTAAAAGCTACTGAGGGCGGTACACGTATTGACCAACGCTATCTTGAGAATATCGAGGCTGCACAACGCTATGGTATGAATGTCGGTTCTTACCACTTCTATCGTCCTGCTATTCCACAAGAGGAGCAGTTGCGCAACTTCCGCATGCAGTGTCGTCCACAAGACCAAGACCTCATCCCAATGGTAGATATTGAGACTACCGGTGGACTGAGTACGGAGGCTTTACGCGATAGTTTACAGAGGTTCCTCGTACTTATGACACAGGAATATGGTGTTAAACCATTGGTTTACACATATACAAACTTCTATAACAGATATCTCAGCGGTGCACTCGACGGCTATAAACTTTTCATTGCACAGTATAACGGACGCGAGCCAGAGCTGAACGATGGAAGAGACATCTTTGCTTGGCAGTACACTGGCAAGGGACGTATCAACGGCGTGAGAGGATATGTTGATAAGTCTCGACTGATGGGTAACCACAGTATGCGTGAGTTGCGATTCCGACGAAAGCGTTAG
- a CDS encoding MaoC family dehydratase, whose amino-acid sequence MAKLTVNNYDELAARLGEKLGESEWLLVDQERINLFADATLDHQWIHVDTERAAVESQFKSTIAHGYLTLSLLPHMWQEIIEVNNLKMMVNYGMDKMRFGRPVLVNSRIRLVATLDSIENIRGICKAGIKFQIEIEGERKPALEGVATFLYYFE is encoded by the coding sequence ATGGCAAAATTAACAGTAAACAATTACGATGAGCTTGCTGCCCGACTGGGTGAGAAGCTTGGTGAGAGCGAGTGGTTACTCGTTGACCAAGAGAGAATTAACCTCTTTGCTGATGCTACCCTCGACCATCAGTGGATTCATGTTGACACAGAGCGTGCAGCTGTAGAAAGCCAGTTCAAGAGTACTATCGCACATGGCTATCTTACACTTTCACTGCTCCCACACATGTGGCAGGAGATTATTGAGGTGAACAACCTTAAGATGATGGTCAACTACGGTATGGATAAGATGCGCTTTGGTCGTCCAGTCCTCGTGAACTCACGCATTCGTCTTGTTGCCACACTCGATAGTATTGAGAATATCCGTGGTATCTGCAAGGCTGGTATCAAGTTCCAGATTGAGATTGAGGGCGAGCGCAAGCCAGCACTTGAGGGTGTTGCAACCTTCCTTTATTACTTTGAATAA
- a CDS encoding MarR family winged helix-turn-helix transcriptional regulator produces MVYDQLKLQNQLCFRLYTASRLVTQTYYPLLEDLGITYPQYLVLMALWEEDNQKVMELAHRLYLDSNTMTPLVQRMAQLGLVNRVKGEKDGRETYVSLTEHGMQLQEKAKDIPSCMVGKLFESEEEIVQFKEIAADLDRLIARLSGQRSKEKEEAMAKMREERLASKRKRK; encoded by the coding sequence ATGGTATACGACCAACTAAAACTGCAGAACCAACTCTGCTTCAGATTGTACACAGCAAGCCGCCTTGTTACTCAAACTTATTATCCATTACTTGAGGATTTAGGTATTACCTATCCTCAATATCTTGTACTAATGGCTCTTTGGGAAGAAGACAATCAAAAGGTGATGGAACTTGCACACCGACTTTATCTTGACTCAAACACAATGACTCCACTTGTTCAGCGTATGGCTCAACTTGGATTGGTTAACCGTGTCAAGGGTGAAAAGGATGGAAGAGAAACCTATGTTTCGCTTACTGAGCATGGAATGCAATTGCAAGAGAAGGCGAAGGATATCCCATCGTGCATGGTAGGAAAGTTGTTTGAGAGCGAAGAAGAGATTGTTCAGTTCAAGGAAATAGCTGCTGATCTTGATCGTCTTATTGCTCGTCTCTCAGGACAACGCTCTAAGGAGAAGGAGGAGGCAATGGCTAAGATGCGTGAAGAGCGCTTAGCTTCTAAAAGAAAAAGAAAGTAA
- a CDS encoding zinc ribbon domain-containing protein: MIIKCPECGHQVSDKAPVCPSCGVEIAGHIIKCSHCGELYLKEESSCPNCHHTEHHVESSVTAAEHHTSEATNDSKVQEPVVLMSVDKGEVTGNDDVIIPVEETEEHETDNYDNKTQDTINEPNTEEEAVDADFIMDDNADEEVIANAEAIAEDEEESTPDKNNHLSLAVSLLIAAITAAVLLFLYNQGVGASKANNEQEAFAQAMSSSEPTVLKNYLKENPSASKAHRDSISARLKVLTTTTQNMQQSDNDLSVALTSNSKEVLQQFIAKYPDSKHRGELEAKIDEIDWAGAVAKNNENAYLGYKAQHPNGIHSKEADEKLKNILTPEMAEESAAAKVTDGERAKAVAAVRQLLQGINSKSTDKISGAVAPSLNFLGSGGATVKDIRRYMTDRLYQADVKTINWHLGSPTEVTKNSNEAGADIRLKIPATLDIDRKGGKSKRSYVISATIKNGRITHINW; the protein is encoded by the coding sequence ATGATCATCAAATGCCCTGAATGTGGCCATCAAGTGAGCGACAAGGCTCCCGTATGCCCAAGCTGCGGTGTAGAGATTGCCGGACATATCATTAAATGTTCTCATTGCGGTGAATTATACCTCAAAGAGGAATCATCATGTCCAAACTGTCATCATACGGAACACCATGTAGAGAGTTCTGTAACGGCTGCAGAGCATCACACAAGTGAGGCTACGAACGATAGTAAGGTGCAAGAGCCTGTTGTTCTCATGTCAGTTGACAAGGGGGAAGTAACAGGAAACGATGATGTTATCATCCCAGTAGAGGAAACGGAAGAACACGAAACGGATAATTACGACAATAAGACACAAGACACGATCAACGAGCCAAACACGGAGGAAGAGGCTGTCGATGCCGACTTCATCATGGATGATAATGCTGATGAGGAGGTGATTGCCAATGCCGAGGCAATAGCTGAGGACGAGGAGGAAAGCACTCCGGATAAGAATAATCATCTGTCATTGGCTGTCTCACTGCTCATCGCTGCTATCACTGCAGCCGTATTGCTCTTCCTTTACAACCAAGGGGTGGGCGCAAGCAAAGCTAACAATGAGCAAGAGGCTTTCGCACAAGCAATGAGTAGTAGCGAGCCAACCGTACTAAAGAATTATCTCAAGGAGAATCCATCTGCTTCTAAGGCACATCGTGATAGTATATCAGCCCGTCTAAAGGTGCTAACAACTACCACCCAGAATATGCAACAGTCTGATAATGACCTTTCTGTGGCATTGACCAGCAACTCAAAAGAAGTGTTGCAGCAGTTTATTGCTAAGTATCCAGACTCAAAACATCGTGGTGAGTTGGAAGCAAAGATTGACGAAATAGACTGGGCAGGAGCTGTAGCTAAAAACAACGAGAATGCTTATCTTGGCTATAAGGCGCAGCATCCAAATGGTATTCATAGTAAGGAAGCCGATGAGAAGTTGAAGAATATTCTGACACCAGAGATGGCTGAGGAGTCAGCTGCTGCAAAGGTCACGGATGGTGAGAGAGCAAAAGCGGTTGCTGCGGTTCGCCAACTCTTACAAGGTATCAACAGTAAAAGCACGGATAAGATTTCTGGTGCTGTTGCGCCATCATTAAACTTCCTTGGTTCAGGTGGTGCTACGGTGAAGGATATTCGCCGTTATATGACCGACCGACTTTATCAAGCTGATGTCAAGACAATCAACTGGCACCTTGGTTCGCCTACTGAAGTAACCAAAAATAGTAATGAAGCGGGTGCAGATATTCGCCTAAAGATACCAGCTACTTTGGATATCGATCGCAAGGGTGGTAAGTCTAAACGTAGTTATGTTATCTCTGCGACAATCAAGAACGGCAGAATAACCCATATTAATTGGTAA
- a CDS encoding winged helix-turn-helix transcriptional regulator: MNRNEVRDALYPNCPIRNVLSRVGDKWSMLVLFTLENNDCQRFKELQRNIPDISQKMLTATLKMLEGDGLIHREVFPEIPPRVEYSLTEKGKSLLPLIDNLLSWASENMEDIIESRKQYLLK, from the coding sequence ATGAATAGAAACGAAGTCAGAGATGCCCTCTATCCTAACTGTCCTATAAGAAATGTACTGTCAAGAGTAGGGGACAAGTGGTCGATGTTGGTGCTTTTCACGTTGGAGAACAACGATTGCCAACGCTTTAAGGAACTGCAACGTAATATACCCGATATTTCTCAAAAGATGCTGACTGCAACGCTGAAGATGTTGGAGGGTGATGGACTTATTCATCGGGAAGTCTTTCCAGAGATACCTCCCCGCGTTGAATATTCGCTTACGGAGAAAGGGAAAAGTCTACTACCGCTTATCGACAACCTCCTTTCATGGGCGAGTGAGAACATGGAAGATATTATAGAGTCGAGAAAACAGTATCTTTTAAAGTAG
- a CDS encoding RagB/SusD family nutrient uptake outer membrane protein — protein MKKVYVLLLAAIAMVSCSVERHPEYMMDDDTMTKNIDESFPSLLNGCYGFLKTWSDPMYRCGEYAGDNIMIRGTSTDAFYEFISYSRTPNNYRLQNFWDYSYKVVAQASNIIKDIPEGKSTVTDTQLGECYYLRGMIYFYLCRAYGRPYAQNPDTNLGMPIVNGTPDDPVHAVLPNRSTVKETYEQAIKDLEKAASLMTEDLHSEERCIFASKEAAWAMLSRIYLYMSGTYETPNTAYAQKSVEYATKVIDSGKFSLLSRKDYGVSNTLEPENNPENIFVVKRVDSEFPGWDYYYTIGGMYSNIGGMGWGEMYASGKYLDLLNETGQNDWFNKKYTDIRAQFIEPQYVKDKTDKYVPVFRFIKNVYDAKGNQVNFNYVQLRYTRQPDNSLTCDTTGTGHTTPLVLTPIDPAQRLYSINYQGHTYRGVLDYQMKLNRVYPMFYVVKCSRQGGKENQLYSPIISRLDEMYLNRAEANVKLGNIASAMADVNTIRERAIVGGSYTSAQFTAATAKTLVDKERQLELAFEAERSYDVFRNGDTLTRRFPGPHQPMVDIPATDYRVIYFIPQSAINAYKGNLEQNPSSN, from the coding sequence ATGAAAAAAGTATATGTGCTGCTCTTAGCAGCTATTGCAATGGTATCGTGTAGCGTAGAGCGTCATCCTGAATACATGATGGATGATGATACCATGACTAAAAACATTGATGAGAGTTTTCCATCGCTACTGAATGGATGCTATGGATTCCTAAAAACGTGGTCGGACCCTATGTATCGCTGTGGCGAATACGCAGGAGATAACATCATGATTCGTGGTACTTCCACCGATGCTTTCTATGAGTTTATCTCTTATTCGCGCACTCCTAATAACTACCGATTGCAGAATTTCTGGGATTATAGCTATAAAGTGGTTGCGCAGGCATCTAATATTATCAAGGATATTCCTGAAGGTAAGAGTACGGTTACCGATACACAGTTGGGAGAATGCTACTATCTGCGTGGCATGATTTACTTCTATCTCTGTCGTGCATACGGTAGACCATACGCGCAAAACCCTGATACAAACCTCGGTATGCCTATCGTTAACGGTACACCTGACGACCCAGTACACGCTGTATTGCCAAATCGCTCTACTGTGAAAGAGACCTACGAACAGGCAATTAAGGACTTGGAGAAGGCGGCTTCACTGATGACAGAAGACCTGCACAGCGAAGAACGTTGTATCTTTGCTTCTAAAGAGGCTGCTTGGGCTATGTTGAGTAGAATCTATCTCTATATGAGTGGAACTTACGAAACACCTAACACTGCCTACGCTCAGAAGAGCGTTGAGTACGCAACAAAGGTGATTGACTCTGGTAAGTTTAGTCTGTTGAGCCGTAAGGACTATGGCGTTAGCAACACCCTTGAACCAGAAAACAATCCAGAAAACATCTTCGTGGTGAAAAGAGTAGACTCTGAGTTCCCTGGTTGGGATTATTATTACACCATCGGCGGTATGTATTCAAATATCGGTGGTATGGGTTGGGGCGAAATGTATGCGTCTGGTAAATACCTTGACTTGCTGAACGAGACTGGACAGAACGACTGGTTTAATAAGAAGTACACCGATATCCGTGCACAATTCATTGAACCACAGTATGTAAAAGACAAGACAGACAAGTATGTTCCTGTCTTCCGTTTCATCAAGAATGTCTATGATGCCAAGGGTAATCAGGTGAATTTCAACTACGTACAGTTGCGTTATACTCGTCAGCCAGACAATAGTTTGACTTGCGATACCACTGGAACGGGACACACTACCCCACTTGTTCTCACCCCAATCGACCCTGCACAGCGTCTTTACTCGATTAATTATCAGGGACATACCTATCGTGGTGTACTTGACTATCAGATGAAGCTCAACCGCGTTTATCCTATGTTCTATGTTGTGAAGTGCTCTCGTCAGGGTGGCAAGGAGAATCAGTTGTATTCGCCTATCATCTCTCGTCTCGACGAAATGTATCTCAATCGTGCTGAAGCAAATGTGAAGTTGGGTAATATCGCCAGTGCAATGGCTGACGTGAACACAATCCGTGAGCGTGCTATCGTAGGTGGAAGCTATACGAGTGCCCAGTTTACTGCTGCCACAGCAAAGACGTTGGTGGATAAAGAACGTCAGTTAGAGTTGGCGTTTGAGGCAGAGCGCAGCTACGATGTGTTCCGCAATGGCGACACCCTTACACGTCGTTTCCCTGGTCCTCATCAGCCAATGGTTGACATTCCAGCAACCGACTACCGTGTGATTTACTTCATTCCACAGTCGGCTATCAATGCCTATAAGGGCAATCTGGAACAAAATCCAAGTAGTAACTAA
- a CDS encoding SusC/RagA family TonB-linked outer membrane protein, with protein sequence MKAMRKSNLGRSLLLVVPLVCCPYTAHKAYATQTVTIQAQASVIKGKVIDSRTGEPVISASVTVSGTKKIALTNIDGEFSIDAKAGEELVITSLGYEKTTVRAENNMTVSMVSSSTMLSETVVVGYSTQKRNSLTGSLQSIDSKELTNITTANVTNMLTGKVPGMNVMPGSGKPGSFGAIIVRGKSTINGSTAPLWVIDGVIVGKDPGDINPNDIETLTVLKDAASTAIYGSQGANGVIVVTTKGAKSGKTSITFSAKMGVSTLNNGKVKMMDGAELYDYYKSFTNAAEIAFPRWNDKLRDSNFDWWKLATHTGNVQNYDLTINSGGEKLSAVFTGGVYKEDGAVRGYDFTRYNTMMKLNFKPYSWIAIRPSFNGSKGVIDDRQRSTYSMYSMLPWDSPYDETGKIVGNRSSSWVNSNSTNYLYELQYNWSKYDSYAFNGNFDFDIYLTDWLTFSSVNSYRWSTHLDKSYADPRTSGAEGKGRVSESTSTNTRRYTNQLLKATRSFGDYHGFLMLGYEFNDGEYRYHSSDGTGLVPGFAQLDITSTPEAVGGNKFEWAVQSFFANLNADYANKYLLQLSLRTDGASNFGSDAAYGTFFSVSGGWVATAEKWFKVPCIDYLKVRASFGSVGSRPNSLYPQYGLYSLRASYNEVPGAVIAQLANKKLTWEKSYTTGVGIDLNMFKRLRMTFDFYSKRTSNLLFAVPISGVIGVTSIWQNIGELTNTGFETTISADIIKSKDLTWTVDANLSTNSNKIKKLYSGRDQIIEGDGIAGSTNTLLRPGLSADTYYLREWAGVDPENGAPQWYTTDANGNRVITHSYAKADQVALDKRATPSVFGSFSTTLTYKNFDFNAVFGYSMGAYIYNYSRQEYDSDGAYTDRNQFSLQKGWKRWAQKGDVATHPVAAYNNPSNSNKASTRYLESSDFLKLRSITLGYNFSLKSDIVKALRVYISGENLFCITNYSGVDPELPAADGGRNASGERSTALSISTGAGVYPSVRKFMLGVNVTF encoded by the coding sequence ATGAAAGCTATGAGAAAATCTAACCTTGGAAGGTCGCTGCTACTGGTAGTGCCCCTTGTGTGTTGTCCTTATACTGCACATAAGGCATACGCCACCCAGACAGTAACCATACAGGCGCAGGCCTCTGTTATCAAAGGAAAAGTTATCGATTCACGTACAGGCGAACCGGTCATAAGTGCCAGTGTCACCGTAAGTGGTACGAAGAAAATCGCTCTTACCAACATTGATGGTGAGTTCTCTATCGACGCAAAGGCTGGTGAGGAGCTGGTGATTACGTCCTTAGGCTATGAGAAAACGACGGTGCGAGCTGAAAACAACATGACCGTAAGCATGGTTTCTTCATCTACGATGCTTAGCGAAACAGTGGTTGTGGGCTATAGCACGCAGAAACGAAACAGTCTGACAGGTTCGTTGCAGAGTATTGATAGTAAAGAACTTACTAACATTACGACGGCTAATGTCACCAATATGTTGACAGGTAAGGTGCCTGGAATGAACGTTATGCCGGGTTCTGGTAAGCCGGGTTCGTTCGGTGCCATCATCGTTCGTGGTAAGTCTACTATCAACGGTAGTACTGCTCCACTGTGGGTTATCGATGGAGTAATCGTCGGGAAAGACCCAGGTGACATCAATCCTAACGACATCGAGACACTCACCGTACTCAAAGATGCAGCCTCAACAGCTATCTATGGTTCGCAGGGTGCCAATGGTGTTATCGTTGTAACAACTAAGGGAGCAAAGTCTGGTAAGACTTCTATTACCTTCTCTGCCAAGATGGGCGTTTCAACTCTGAACAATGGTAAAGTGAAGATGATGGATGGAGCCGAGCTATACGACTATTATAAGTCGTTTACTAATGCTGCTGAGATTGCTTTCCCACGCTGGAATGATAAGCTCCGTGATAGTAATTTCGACTGGTGGAAGTTGGCTACACACACTGGAAACGTTCAGAATTACGACCTTACTATTAACAGTGGTGGTGAGAAGTTGAGTGCTGTCTTCACTGGTGGTGTCTATAAAGAGGATGGTGCTGTGCGTGGATACGACTTCACTCGATACAATACGATGATGAAGCTGAACTTCAAACCTTATTCTTGGATTGCTATCCGTCCATCCTTTAATGGTAGCAAGGGGGTGATTGACGACCGTCAACGCTCTACCTATTCTATGTATTCTATGCTACCATGGGATAGCCCTTACGATGAAACCGGCAAGATTGTTGGCAATAGATCATCATCATGGGTGAATAGCAACTCTACCAATTACCTTTACGAATTGCAGTATAATTGGAGCAAGTACGATTCTTATGCCTTTAATGGCAACTTCGACTTTGACATCTATCTCACTGATTGGCTGACGTTCTCTTCTGTGAATAGCTATCGTTGGAGTACCCACCTTGATAAGAGTTACGCTGATCCTCGTACATCAGGTGCAGAGGGTAAGGGTCGTGTGAGTGAAAGCACGAGCACGAACACACGTCGTTATACGAACCAACTGCTGAAAGCAACACGTAGTTTCGGTGATTATCATGGCTTCTTAATGCTTGGTTATGAGTTTAATGATGGTGAATATCGCTATCATAGTAGTGACGGAACTGGCTTAGTTCCGGGCTTTGCTCAACTTGATATTACCTCAACTCCTGAGGCTGTGGGAGGTAATAAATTCGAGTGGGCAGTGCAGTCTTTCTTCGCAAACCTCAATGCTGATTATGCCAATAAGTACTTGCTTCAACTCTCACTGAGAACTGACGGTGCAAGTAACTTTGGTTCTGATGCTGCTTATGGTACGTTCTTCTCAGTCAGTGGTGGCTGGGTTGCTACGGCTGAGAAGTGGTTTAAGGTACCTTGTATTGACTATTTGAAGGTGCGTGCATCGTTTGGTTCAGTAGGAAGTCGCCCTAACAGCCTCTATCCTCAATACGGACTTTACAGCTTACGTGCAAGCTATAACGAGGTTCCTGGTGCTGTAATCGCTCAGCTTGCCAATAAGAAACTGACTTGGGAGAAGAGCTATACCACTGGCGTAGGTATCGACTTGAATATGTTTAAACGTCTGCGTATGACCTTCGACTTCTATAGCAAGCGTACAAGCAACCTACTATTTGCAGTGCCTATATCTGGTGTTATCGGTGTGACAAGCATCTGGCAGAACATTGGTGAGCTTACCAACACAGGCTTTGAGACTACTATTTCGGCTGATATCATCAAGAGTAAGGACCTCACTTGGACAGTTGATGCCAACCTTTCTACCAACTCAAACAAGATTAAGAAGTTGTATAGCGGTAGAGACCAGATTATTGAAGGTGATGGTATTGCTGGTTCAACCAACACGTTGTTACGTCCGGGTCTGAGCGCAGATACTTATTATTTGCGTGAATGGGCAGGTGTTGACCCAGAGAACGGTGCACCACAATGGTACACAACGGATGCGAATGGCAATCGTGTTATTACCCATAGCTATGCCAAGGCAGACCAAGTAGCCCTCGACAAGCGTGCCACTCCAAGTGTATTCGGTAGCTTCTCTACCACACTTACCTATAAGAACTTTGACTTCAACGCTGTCTTCGGTTACTCAATGGGTGCTTACATCTATAACTACTCACGACAGGAGTATGACTCAGATGGTGCTTATACCGATCGTAACCAGTTCAGTTTGCAGAAAGGTTGGAAGAGATGGGCACAGAAGGGAGACGTGGCAACACACCCAGTTGCTGCCTATAACAACCCTTCAAACTCTAACAAGGCGTCAACTCGCTACTTAGAGAGCTCTGACTTCTTGAAGCTTCGCTCAATTACTTTGGGTTACAACTTCAGCCTTAAGAGTGATATCGTGAAGGCATTGCGCGTTTATATCAGTGGTGAAAACCTCTTCTGCATCACCAATTATTCTGGTGTAGACCCAGAATTGCCTGCTGCTGATGGTGGTCGCAATGCTTCTGGCGAACGCTCAACAGCCCTTTCAATCTCAACAGGCGCTGGTGTTTATCCTTCTGTTCGTAAGTTTATGCTCGGCGTTAACGTCACATTCTAA
- a CDS encoding winged helix-turn-helix transcriptional regulator, with amino-acid sequence MVIDPLFPTCPIRNILSRICVADTLCLIQTLGKKGRATYEELRHDLPDSPLSTSLNILKEDRIIVESDKQYVLSNMGKELFPLVSTLIAWCERNVSPSLRQ; translated from the coding sequence ATGGTAATTGACCCACTATTCCCTACGTGTCCGATACGTAATATCCTCTCACGGATATGCGTAGCGGACACGCTTTGCCTTATCCAAACGCTCGGTAAGAAAGGCAGAGCAACTTACGAAGAGTTAAGGCATGACCTGCCCGACTCTCCCCTATCCACCTCGCTAAATATACTAAAAGAAGATCGGATTATTGTTGAAAGCGACAAACAATACGTCCTTTCAAACATGGGGAAAGAACTCTTTCCACTCGTCTCAACGCTCATCGCTTGGTGTGAGAGGAATGTTTCCCCATCTCTAAGGCAATAG
- a CDS encoding cupin domain-containing protein: MKTVETIKNGKNFTAVNVGKLSNIKDYVLPLGEIEIPGKVFAGQALQATGSEISFQTLVPGQDSGFLHTHKTHEELYFILKGEGEYQVDGEVFPVTEGSIIRVAPEGKRALKNTGNDEMLMLCIQYKANSFAENDTPAGDGVILNEELKW, encoded by the coding sequence ATGAAAACAGTTGAAACGATCAAGAATGGTAAGAACTTCACAGCAGTAAACGTAGGTAAGCTCAGCAATATCAAGGACTATGTGCTCCCACTTGGAGAGATAGAGATTCCGGGTAAGGTATTCGCTGGTCAGGCATTGCAAGCAACAGGTAGCGAAATTTCATTCCAGACTCTTGTACCTGGTCAGGACAGTGGTTTCCTTCATACACACAAGACACACGAGGAACTTTACTTTATCCTCAAAGGTGAAGGTGAGTATCAGGTTGATGGCGAGGTCTTCCCTGTTACTGAAGGTAGTATTATTCGCGTTGCTCCAGAAGGTAAGCGTGCGCTGAAGAATACTGGTAATGACGAGATGTTAATGCTCTGCATCCAGTATAAGGCAAACAGCTTTGCTGAGAATGATACACCTGCTGGCGATGGTGTGATACTGAATGAAGAACTGAAATGGTAA